The Neorhizobium sp. NCHU2750 genome contains the following window.
GCGGTAACTGCACCCTTAACCAGGTCATTGGTCAAACCGCAGGCAGCACGGTTACACAAGCTACAGTAGTGGGCCGGGGCGCCTTGTCGGCCTATCTCAACGGTCAGGGCGTCGTCGCAGTTGGGTATAGTGCATTCAACAATCTCCAGACAGGTAGCAATGGGGTTGCTGTCGGGCGTTTCGCCGGCTCGGTCAATGTCGATGGCACCAATAACACGAGTTATGGCGACAACGTTTCCTGCATCGGTCAGGGCTCTCGCGTATCGGGCACCAACCAGTTGCAGTTGGGCGACACGGCCACCACGGTATACGCTCAGGCAGCCGTGCAGGTTAGATCCGACGAGCGCGATAAGGCAGATATCCGCGACACGGTGCTGGGGCTTGACTTCCTGATGAAGCTTCGCCCGGTCGATTACCGATGGGACATGCGCGAAGACTATATCGAGCCGTTCCGCGATCCGCCTTCTCTGCCGGATATTGACCGTCCTGAGGGTCTTGAATCCCCGGGTGCTGAGCCCACCGACAAAACGAGCGAAGCCTATCAAGAGTGGGCCGCTCGCAGCGCAACGTACTCGGAAGACCTTGCCGCTTACAAGGAACTTCAATCCGCCTACGAGGCGGCGATGGCGTCCTACAACGAGGAACTTGCCGCTTGGCAGACCGAGAAGGATGCTTATGACGCAACTTGGTCGGAATGGTTCAAGAACCCTACAAGGGACGGCTCGAAGAAGCGCGAACGCTTCCACCATGGCCTGATCGCGCAGGAGGTCAAGGCTGTGATGACGGATATGAGCGTTGATTTCGCTGGCCTGCAAGATCACTCAGTCAATGGCGGCAAAGACGTTCTGACCATGCGTTATGAGGAGCTTATTCCGGCACTGCTCAAGGGCATGCAGGAACAGCAGGCGATGATTGTGGAACTTCAGGCGCAGGTGGCTGCGGTTCAGCAAGGGAGCCAAACGCCTCCCATAGATTGATCCGCTTCGGGTTCCACGGCCTGAGATCCGGAGCGCGCTCTCTCAGTTGATCAGCGAAGCGGTCAGGCTCATCAAAATCCATTCCGGCGAGATCCTTGAAGCTAAAACTCCACCACTTAAGGTCGAGAAGGTTCTCGAATATGTTAGGTGAGAACCTGTGCCTGATGAATCTAGCGGGTACGCCGCCTACAACAGAATAAGGTGCGACATCCTTCGTAACAACGGCACCTGTGGCAATGATGGCGCCGTCGCCGATAGTTATCCCACGCGCTATACGTACGTCGGCGCCAATCCAGACGTCGTTTCCTATTGTCGGCATTAGCTTCTGTTTATTACGCACCGAGACAAACTCGCCAATGCCGAAATCTTTATATGCCTGTCGAACCCATCGAGTTTCGGCGTTGCATACCATTAAACTGGTTGTTACCGCCTCGGCTGGGTGACCCCACCCAAAAACTTCGACGTTTCTGGCAATCGAACAATACCTTCCAACCTTGATGTCAAGTGGAAGACCGGAGGCGCTGTAAGAAAACGCGCCAAAATTAAGGATCGAAAAACCAACTTCACGGAACGTGACGTATGGCTCTACAACAGTTTTCTTGTGGATCGTTAGTCTGTCGCCGACCTTCCAGCGGCGCTTAGCCCCTGGCTTCTTTTGCTCGTCATCGTAGACACGTATGCGATCAAGAAATTGCAAAACTTCGTCGTCAACTACGACTTTGAAAACCTTACCTTCGTCTTTTAAATGCATCTCACACAACTAGCCCCCAGGTTGTGCTGGCACGCTAGACGAGTTCATGCGGGTGGCGCAAGTACAACTTTTCCTAATTAATTTCGGAGGAGCCCATGAACCGGGAGAAGCCCGCGCCTGTGAAGGCAGCGGTGAAGCGGAGCTTTGTCTCCTCGCTGGATGTGTTCGGCCTTGAGCCGGTGGAACACTTCGGCCGCGTCTTCAAGAAAGCGTGGTCGATCCGGCTCAATCTTCTCGCCGGCTTCTTCGCCGGCTTGGAAATCGCTCTCCCCATCCTCGATCAATGGATCGTCATTCCTCGCGGCCTCTTCGCCGCCATGTCGGGCTTCACCGCCATGGCCAGCACCGTCGCGCGCCTCGTCGCCCAACGCTCTGTTTCCAATCCACCCAAGGACGAACCGAATGCCGACACAGCCCCTCAACCAAAAGTCTAAGCGCGCCGCCGCTGCCATTGCCGGGATTGCGGCCGTCTCCGTTGGAGGGATGGTGGCTCTCTTCGGCGGTGAGAAGCCTGTCCATGATGATGTTGCCCTTGCCAGCGCGGCGCTCGTCCAGCCGTGGGAAGGGCGATCGCTGAAGGCTTACCTCGATACGATCGCAAAGCCGCCCGTCTGGACGATCTGCGACGGCGACACGACGAACGTGAAGGCTGGCACTATCGAGACGCCACAGGGCTGCAACAGGCGCCTGGCTGTGAAGATGGAGCGGGACTACCGGGCGCCGCTCACTCAGTGCATCAACGGATGGGAAGGTCGGCCGATCGCATGGCGGGCGATGATGCTTTCCCTTTCCTGGAACATCGGAACCGGTGCTGCCTGTAATTCGACGGCGGCAAAGCTCGGTCGGGCCGGGCAGTACCTTGCCAGCTGCAACGCTGCCACGGCGTTCAACAAGGCTGGCGGCAAGGTCATCATCGGCATCGTCCGGCGCCGGGAGAACGGGGACGCTACTCGGATCGGGGAAGGCGAGCTTTGCGCAACCGGGGTGAGCGGCTGATGTTCAAAAACCTCTCCGACATCATCAAGATCCCACTGGCGGTTAT
Protein-coding sequences here:
- a CDS encoding CatB-related O-acetyltransferase, with protein sequence MHLKDEGKVFKVVVDDEVLQFLDRIRVYDDEQKKPGAKRRWKVGDRLTIHKKTVVEPYVTFREVGFSILNFGAFSYSASGLPLDIKVGRYCSIARNVEVFGWGHPAEAVTTSLMVCNAETRWVRQAYKDFGIGEFVSVRNKQKLMPTIGNDVWIGADVRIARGITIGDGAIIATGAVVTKDVAPYSVVGGVPARFIRHRFSPNIFENLLDLKWWSFSFKDLAGMDFDEPDRFADQLRERAPDLRPWNPKRINLWEAFGSLAEPQPPAPEVPQSSPAVPACP
- a CDS encoding lysozyme; this encodes MPTQPLNQKSKRAAAAIAGIAAVSVGGMVALFGGEKPVHDDVALASAALVQPWEGRSLKAYLDTIAKPPVWTICDGDTTNVKAGTIETPQGCNRRLAVKMERDYRAPLTQCINGWEGRPIAWRAMMLSLSWNIGTGAACNSTAAKLGRAGQYLASCNAATAFNKAGGKVIIGIVRRRENGDATRIGEGELCATGVSG